TGCTTGAGCAGCGGGTCTTCCACCAGTTTGGCGACGTTTTTCATCGCCTTGATCAGGTCGCCTTCGGTGAACGGCTTGGGCGGTTGGGTCCACAGGTCCTTGAGGTTGACCTTGGCCACCGCGTAATCCTGGCCCTGCACCAGCGTCGGCAAGGCTTGCGGCGCAGGTGTCTCTCGGCCTTTGGCAGGGGCCAGCGCTTCGGGCAAGGCGCGTTTCCAGCCGGGCTCGATCACAACCTTTCCCACGGCGCACAAGGCTTGGCCGGCACAGTCGAAATCCGCCTGGGTGCGATCGTATTCATGGTTGGGCAGGAACTGTGCCAGGTAACGCGCGCGAATCAGTGTATAGACCGCGCGATGTTTGCCGCTGAGTTGCCCCACATCCTTGCCCGCGCCAGTGGGGATGATGCCGTGGTGCGCGCTGACCTTGGCATCGTTCCACGCCCGCGAGCGTCGTTGGGGGTCGATATGCGCCATCAACTCATTGACTGCCGGATCCGCGCGGCCCAGCGCGGCGAGGATTTTCGGCGCGTCACCGTGCTGGCTTAAGGGCAAGTAGCCGCAATCGCTGCGCGGGTAGGTGATGACTTTGTGAGTTTCGTAGAGAGATTGGGCGATATCCAGAGTTTCCTGGGCGCCGAGGCCGAGCTTTTTGGAGCAGATTTCCTGCAGGGTGCCGAGGTCGAAGGGCAGGGGCGCCACCTCGCGCATGCGTTCGGTGCGCAGCTTCACCAGCCGCGCGGTGGCGGCATTGCGCATCGCATCGGCAGCGTCGCGAGCCAGCTGCGGGTTAAGGCAGCGCCCCTGGTCGTCACACGCATCCTCCATGGCGCGCCATTGAGCGGTGAAGGTCATGTGTTCGTGGCGCAGGTCCACGTCAATGGCCCAGTGAGCCACCGGCACAAAATCGGCGATGCTGCGGTCGCGGTCCACCACCAGGCGCAGGGTGGGCGTTTGCACCCGGCCCACCGGCAACACGCCTTGATAGCCGGATTGGCGCCCGAGCAAGGTAAACAAACGGCTCATGTTCATGCCGATCAGCCAGTCGGCGCGCGAGCGACCCAGGGCCGAGTGATACAGGCTGAAGGTTTCGGCACCCGGTTTGAGCGCCGCCAGTGCCTTGCGAATCGAGGCGTCATCCAGCGCCGACAGCCACAAGCGTTGGATCGGCCCGCGATAGCGGCAATGCTCCACCAGTTCGCGGGCAATCATCTCGCCTTCACGGTCGGCGTCGGTGGCGATCACCAGATCCTGGGTTTCTCCCAGCAAACGCTTTACGGCTTTGTACTGGCTGGCGGTCTTGGGCTTGACCAGCATCTTCCATTTTTCCGGAACGATCGGCAGGTCGGCCAGCTCCCAGCGCTTGTATTTGGCGTCGTAGGCATCGGGCGGGGCGGTTTCCAGCAGGTGGCCGATGCACCAGGTGACTGTGACTCCATTGCCCAGCCAGCAACCGTCACCGCGCCGGCTGGCGCCGAGCACAGCGGCGATATCTTTGGCCTGGGAGGGTTTTTCACAGAGGTACAGCCGCATGGTCATCACATCAGATCGGGTTGATGCCTTGCAGGATGCTTAGTCAGGAGGATTTGAGCAACCATTATCTGTATGGATGTACAGCAATTTGTGTGACTGAAACAAAACCAACTGTGGGAGGAGGCAAGCAACCCCCTCCCAGCAGCAGATCAGTTGTTATTGATATCCACATTCCGCGTTTCTTTGAGGCAGAACAACCCGACGATCAGGCTCACCCCAGTCACCACCACCGGATACCACAGGCCATAGAAGATATCGCCGGTGTACACCACCAAGGCAAACGATACCGTCGGCAGGAACCCGCCAAACCAGCCGTTACCGATGTGGTAGGGCAGCGACATCGAGGTGTAGCGGATTCGCGTCGGGAACAGTTCCACCATCAACGCCGCCAGCGGGCCGTAGCACATGGCGGCGATCAGGATCAGCACCACGATCAGCACCACCACCATGACCTTGTTGACCTGCGCCACGTCCGCCGAAGTCGGGTAGCCGGCCAATGTCACGGCGCCGCGCAGGGCCGCTTCGTCGAAACCGTCGATACGCACATCGCCCACGCTCACTTGCACCGGGCTGCCTGCTGGCGCGGCGCTGCTGCTGTAGGGCAGGCCTTGCTTGACCAGGAAGGTCTTGACCTTGTCGCACGGGCTGTCAAATTTTGCCTTGCCCACCGGGTCGAACTGGAAGGTGCAGGTGGCCGGGTCGGCCAACACCGTGATCGGCGCTTGTCGACTGGCCTGGTCCATCGCCGGGTTGGTGTAGTGCGCCAGGCCCTTGAAGATCGGGAAGTACAGCGCCGTGGCGAGCAGCAAGCCGAGCATCAGCACCGGTTTGCGGCCCACTTTGTCCGACAGCCAGCCAAACAGAATGAAGAACGGTGCGCCGATGACCACGCTGATAATCAGCAGCATGTTGGCCAGGGCCGGGTCCATCTTCAGGAATTGCGTGAGGAAGAACAGCACATAAAACTGCGCCGCGTAGAAGGTCACCGCTTGCCCGCCGTTAATGCTGAACAGCGCGATCAGCACTACTTTGAGGTTTTCCCACTTGCCGAAAGACTCACGGATCGGCGACTTGCTGGCCTTGCCTTCCTCTTTCATTTTCAGGAACGCGGGCGACTCATGCAGGCTCATGCGGATCCAGGTGGAAATACCCAGCAGCACGATGGAAAACAGGAACGGAATACGCCAGCCCCACACTTCGAACTGGTCGCCGGTGAAGTAACGGCAGGCCAGCACCACCAGCAATGACAACAGCAGGCCGAGGGTGGCGGTGGATTGAATCCAGCTGGTGTGCAAGCCGCGTTTGCCGGCCGGCGCGTGCTCGGCCACGTAGGTGGCTGCGCCGCCGTACTCGCCGCCCAACGCCAGGCCTTGCAGCATACGCAGCACGATCAGGATGACCGGCGCGGCAATGCCGATGCTGGCGTAGGTCGGCAATAGCCCGACACAGAAGGTTGCCACGCCCATCAGGATGATGGTGACGAGAAAGGTGTATTTGCGCCCGATCATGTCGCCCAGGCGGCCAAATACCAGCGCGCCGAATGGGCGTACGACAAAGCCGGCCGCAAAGGCCATCAAGGCAAAGATGAACGCCGTGGTGTCGTTGACCCCGGCAAAGAATTGCTTGCTGATCACCGCCGCCAGGGCGCCGTAGAGGAAAAAGTCATACCACTCGAACACCGTCCCCAGGGACGAGGCGAAGATGACTTTTCTTGATTCGCTGCCGGTGCTCGCGCGGACGGCCGAGCCCAGGGGTTGAGCATGTTCTGACATCGGGTAACCCTCACAGTGATTATTTATTGTTGTTCCACTGTCGGCGCCGGGTGCGGCGCCGCTATTCAGATTGCATGAACCGTTTCTCTCTGCGGGGCGAGGCTCCTTGTGTTCGGCGAAAGGATCAACTGCGCAGCTTTCTCCGCAATCATCAGTGTAGGCGAGCATGTGTTGCCGGACGTGATGCGTGGCATCACCGAAGCATCGGCGATGCGCAGGCCGGGCACGCCATGCACACGCAGTTGGGCGTCGACCACGGCATGCGTGTCATCACCCATGCGGCAAGTGCCCACCGGATGGAAGATGGTCGTGCCAATGCGCGCAGCGGCTTCATGCAGCTGTTCTTCGGTTTGCAGCGAATCGCCCGGCAGGTATTCCACCGGTTTGAATTGGCTCAAGGCGGGCGCCGCAACGATGCGGCGCGTCAGGCGGATGGCGTCGGCCGCTACGCGCAGGTCTTCTGGATGGCTGAGGTAGTTGGGCCGAATCAGCGGTGCATCGGCCGGGTTGGCCGAGCGAATATCGATACGGCCACGGCTTTGCGGACGCAGGTCGCACACCGACGCAGTAAACGCCGGGAACGCATGCAACGGCTCGCCAAAACGCTCCAGGGACAGTGGCTGCACATGGTATTCAAGGTTGGCCGAGGTCTGTTCCGGGCCGGAGCGGGCGAAGGCGCCGAGCTGGCTTGGCGCCATCGACAACGGGCCGCTGCGGTCATACAGGTAGCGCAGGCCCATGCCCATCTTGCCCCACAGGGTGCCGGCGATCTGGTTCAGGGTGCGTGCGTTTTCCAGTTTGTAGATCAGTCGCAGTTGCAGGTGATCCTGCAGGTTGCCGCCCACGCCGGGCAGCTCATGCAGTACATCGATTCCCAACGGTTTGAGCACGTTGGCAGGGCCTATCCCTGAGCGTTGCAGGATACCTGGCGAGCCCACGGAGCCGGCGCACAGGACGATCTCCTTGCGTGCCTTCCAGCTCATCTGTTGGCCATGCTGGCGCCCGACCACTGCCGAGGCGCGGCCGTTTTCCAGTACGACGCGGTCCACTTCAACTTCAGTCAGCACGGTCAGATTGGGTCGCTGGCGAATCGGCTTGAGAAACGCCTTGGCCGCATTCCAGCGAACCCCGGCCTTCTGGTTGACCTGGAAGTAGCCGCAGCCTTCGTTGTCGCCGGTGTTGAAGTCGTTGATCGGTGCGATACCACTTTGCGCCGCCGCATCACGGAAGGCATCCAGGATCGGCCAGTGCAGGCGCTGTTGCTCCACGCGCCACTCGCCGCCGTCGCTGTGAAATTCCGAGCCGCCGGCGAAGTGGTTTTCGCTCTGCTTGAACAGTGGCAGCACGTCTTTCCAGGCCCAGCCCGGGTTGCCTTCGGCGGCCCAGCCATCGTAATCCTGGGCCTGGCCGCGCATGTAGATCATGCCGTTGATCGACGAGCAGCCGCCCAGCACTTTGCCACGCGGGTAACTCAGCGCACGGCCTTGCAGGCCTTCCTGGGCTTCGGTCTTGAAGCACCAGTCGGTGCGTGGGTTACCGATGCAGAACAGGTAGCCGACGGGGATGTGGATCCAGGGATAGTTGTCGCGACCACCGGCTTCGAGCAGCAGCACGCGGTGGGCGGGGTTGGCGGACAGTCGATTGGCCAGCAGGCAGCCTGCGGGGCCGGCGCCTACTACCACGTAATCGTATTCAGCAGCTGCAATGGGCATCTGAGGTCTCGCTTGTTTTTCTTATTGGCTCCATCCTAGTTGTTAGTTTTCGTCTTAAAAATGTTAGTTTTTACCCAGCTGCTGTGCGTTTTTAAACAGCGCGGCACCGGCTCTCGCATTGGAGGCGACATGTTCGACTGGAATGACCTGCGGTTTTTTCTCGAGTTGCAACGCAGCGGCCGCCTGCTGACCGCCGCGCAGCGCCTGAAAACCACGCACGCCACCGTGGCCCGACATATCGAGGCCATTGAGAAAAGCCTCGGCACCGCGCTGTTTGTGCAGCACGCCCAGGGTTACGAATTGACGCCCTCCGGCGAAGCCCTGCTCAAACATGCCGAAGCCATGGAAAACGTCGCGCTGCTGGCCGAGGACGAACTCACCCATTGCGCCGCGCCCCTGGGCAAGATTCGCCTCGGTGTGGCCGAAGGGTTGGGCGTGATGTTCCTCGCCAGCCGCATGGGCGGGCTGTTCGACCGTTACCCTGGGCTGGAAGTGGAGCTGGTGGCCGTGCCGCGTTTCGTCAGCATTCTCAACCGCGAAGCGGAAATCAGCATCCACCT
The sequence above is a segment of the Pseudomonas sp. R76 genome. Coding sequences within it:
- a CDS encoding DNA topoisomerase III — encoded protein: MRLYLCEKPSQAKDIAAVLGASRRGDGCWLGNGVTVTWCIGHLLETAPPDAYDAKYKRWELADLPIVPEKWKMLVKPKTASQYKAVKRLLGETQDLVIATDADREGEMIARELVEHCRYRGPIQRLWLSALDDASIRKALAALKPGAETFSLYHSALGRSRADWLIGMNMSRLFTLLGRQSGYQGVLPVGRVQTPTLRLVVDRDRSIADFVPVAHWAIDVDLRHEHMTFTAQWRAMEDACDDQGRCLNPQLARDAADAMRNAATARLVKLRTERMREVAPLPFDLGTLQEICSKKLGLGAQETLDIAQSLYETHKVITYPRSDCGYLPLSQHGDAPKILAALGRADPAVNELMAHIDPQRRSRAWNDAKVSAHHGIIPTGAGKDVGQLSGKHRAVYTLIRARYLAQFLPNHEYDRTQADFDCAGQALCAVGKVVIEPGWKRALPEALAPAKGRETPAPQALPTLVQGQDYAVAKVNLKDLWTQPPKPFTEGDLIKAMKNVAKLVEDPLLKQKLKDTTGIGTEATRAGIIQGLLDRGYLVKNGKALSATPAAFSLIDAVPRAIADPGTTAIWEQALDMVQSGEMSLEEFVAKQAAWMSKQVARCNGMRMTITGPASPAGRGATPWKKKRKTAPRKTTASTKRVKKPTNAG
- a CDS encoding GMC family oxidoreductase, translated to MPIAAAEYDYVVVGAGPAGCLLANRLSANPAHRVLLLEAGGRDNYPWIHIPVGYLFCIGNPRTDWCFKTEAQEGLQGRALSYPRGKVLGGCSSINGMIYMRGQAQDYDGWAAEGNPGWAWKDVLPLFKQSENHFAGGSEFHSDGGEWRVEQQRLHWPILDAFRDAAAQSGIAPINDFNTGDNEGCGYFQVNQKAGVRWNAAKAFLKPIRQRPNLTVLTEVEVDRVVLENGRASAVVGRQHGQQMSWKARKEIVLCAGSVGSPGILQRSGIGPANVLKPLGIDVLHELPGVGGNLQDHLQLRLIYKLENARTLNQIAGTLWGKMGMGLRYLYDRSGPLSMAPSQLGAFARSGPEQTSANLEYHVQPLSLERFGEPLHAFPAFTASVCDLRPQSRGRIDIRSANPADAPLIRPNYLSHPEDLRVAADAIRLTRRIVAAPALSQFKPVEYLPGDSLQTEEQLHEAAARIGTTIFHPVGTCRMGDDTHAVVDAQLRVHGVPGLRIADASVMPRITSGNTCSPTLMIAEKAAQLILSPNTRSLAPQRETVHAI
- a CDS encoding MFS transporter, which produces MSEHAQPLGSAVRASTGSESRKVIFASSLGTVFEWYDFFLYGALAAVISKQFFAGVNDTTAFIFALMAFAAGFVVRPFGALVFGRLGDMIGRKYTFLVTIILMGVATFCVGLLPTYASIGIAAPVILIVLRMLQGLALGGEYGGAATYVAEHAPAGKRGLHTSWIQSTATLGLLLSLLVVLACRYFTGDQFEVWGWRIPFLFSIVLLGISTWIRMSLHESPAFLKMKEEGKASKSPIRESFGKWENLKVVLIALFSINGGQAVTFYAAQFYVLFFLTQFLKMDPALANMLLIISVVIGAPFFILFGWLSDKVGRKPVLMLGLLLATALYFPIFKGLAHYTNPAMDQASRQAPITVLADPATCTFQFDPVGKAKFDSPCDKVKTFLVKQGLPYSSSAAPAGSPVQVSVGDVRIDGFDEAALRGAVTLAGYPTSADVAQVNKVMVVVLIVVLILIAAMCYGPLAALMVELFPTRIRYTSMSLPYHIGNGWFGGFLPTVSFALVVYTGDIFYGLWYPVVVTGVSLIVGLFCLKETRNVDINNN